Proteins from one Desmodus rotundus isolate HL8 chromosome 9, HLdesRot8A.1, whole genome shotgun sequence genomic window:
- the REELD1 gene encoding LOW QUALITY PROTEIN: reelin domain-containing protein 1 (The sequence of the model RefSeq protein was modified relative to this genomic sequence to represent the inferred CDS: inserted 4 bases in 4 codons; substituted 1 base at 1 genomic stop codon), producing MRFPEAFAGCVCAALCLASCSPAFSHGASSXACEAMQPQHIQAQPQSPGTHPTATRTSRSSYSPGDTVPVTVRSSRDFMGFLLWGPRASDHQTAGTFRLAPPHSKLMACFEEADAVTHLDKSRKRTLSFVWKAPAQPVGDIPFLLSVVQSCFVSWARIESSVVSQQTHSRARSDGHMEPGSPMPTPGQRLEGIEGPAPAPRLPSPLSQQHADPPAVALAGAAEEDSLDPVPAGTGVSEFPGGAETVFQPSLHTATTTSSGQPHAXDSSPALEPSLDVCGLEGLMALRRSFTEDFAASPSTHCRXWAGSQGEPSFDSLETCLPSDRSEQDKEEASNRTMTRPWLDTVPLTYPQCLWPSEAPTSGGAGAGTANPFPVFHTLDSPGPPTATGWSEGPGPKHKLPGVKEANGEGRVGYSREAXPDSGQEGASAPSEIQRGTPQLGILLCLSATLGMVLATGLGYLHTHCCRKQTQVSFREPARDAVARSDGTETGRVRQVRENXVCLVGAEYDWITPSVGSEETVL from the exons ATGAGATTCCCCGAGGCCTTTGCAGGCTGCGTTTGTGCGGCCCTCTGCCTGGCTTCCTGCTCACCCGCCTTCTCCCACGGTGCCAGCT GAGCCTGTGAGGCCATGCAGCCCCAGCACATCCAAGCCCAGCCTCAGAGCCCCGGAACACACCCCACCGCCACTCGCACCAGCAGGTCTTCCTACTCGCCAGGTGACACAGTGCCAG TGACCGTGAGGAGCAGTCGGGACTTCATGGGATTTCTACTTTGGGGTCCAAGAGCGTCTGACCATCAAACAGCCGGCACTTTCCGGCTCGCTCCTCCTCATTCCAAACTGATGGCTTGTTTTGAAGAGGCCGACGCGGTCACCCACTTGGACAAGTCCCGGAAGAGAACCCTGTCCTTTGTGTGGAAGGCCCCTGCCCAGCCCGTGGGGGACATTCCT TTCCT TTTATCAGTCGTCCAGTCATGTTTTGTTTCCTGGGCAAGGATTGAATCATCTGTTGTGTCTCAACAGACACACAGCAGAGCCCGTTCTGACGGCCACATGGAACCGGGCTCACCGATGCCGACCCCTGGGCAGAGGCTGGAAGGTATTGAAGGACCTGCCCCTG CTCCCAGGCTGCCCAGCCCTCTTTCGCAGCAGCACGCAGATCCCCctgctgttgccctggctggggctgcagaggaggacAGCTTAGATCCTGTTCCTGCTGGTACCGGGGTGTCAGAGTTTCCTGGGGGTGCAGAGACTGTGTTCCAACCATCTCTACACACAGCTACTACCACCAGCAGTGGCCAGCCACACG GGGACAGCAGCCCAGCCCTCGAACCCTCCCTGGATGTCTGTGGGCTGGAGGGGCTCATGGCCCTCAGGAGGTCGTTCACTGAGGACTTTGCTGCCAGCCCCAGCACCCACTGCAGGTAATGGGCGGGG AGTCAGGGTGAACCAAGCTTTGATTCATTGGAAACTTGCCTGCCCTCGGATAGGAGTGAACAG GACAAGGAGGAGGCCTCTAACAGGACCATGACGAGACCTTGGCTGGACACTGTCCCTCTTACCTATCCTCAGTGCCTCTGGCCATCTGAAGCACCAACtagtggtggggctggggctgggacagcCAACCCATTTCCTGTCTTCCACACCCTGGACTCTCCCGGGCCACCCACGGCTACTGGCTGGTCAGAGGGACCCGGGCCAAAGCACAAGCTGCCCGGAGTGAAGGAGGCAAATGgagagggcagagtgggctaCTCCAGGGAGG CACCTGACTCTGGGCAAGAGGGAGCCAGTGCCCCTTCGGAGATCCAGCGTGGGACTCCCCAACTGGGAATCCTGCTTTGCCTTTCGGCCACCTTGGGCATGGTTTTGGCCACTGGCCTTGGCTACCTGCACACCCATTGTTGCCGCAAGCAGACACAGGTGTCCTTCAGGGAGCCTGCCCGAGATGCTGTTGCCAGGAGCGACGGCACTGAGACTGGGAGAGTCAGGCAGGTCCGGGAGA AGGTGTGTTTGGTTGGAGCCGAATACGACTGGATCACTCCCTCTGTGGGTAGCGAGGAAACAGTCCTCTGA